Proteins from one Balaenoptera musculus isolate JJ_BM4_2016_0621 chromosome 7, mBalMus1.pri.v3, whole genome shotgun sequence genomic window:
- the ORMDL1 gene encoding ORM1-like protein 1 isoform X1, giving the protein MNVGVAHSEVNPNTRVMNSRGMWLTYALGVGLLHIVLLSIPFFSVPVAWTLTNVIHNLGMYVFLHAVKGTPFETPDQGKARLLTHWEQLDYGVQFTSSRKFFTISPIILYFLASFYTKYDPTHFILNTASLLSVLIPKMPQLHGVRIFGINKY; this is encoded by the exons ATGAATGTTGGAGTTGCCCACAGTGAGGTGAATCCAAATACCCGTGTAATGAACAGCCGGGGTATGTGGCTGACATATGCTTTGGGAGTTGGCTTGCTTCATATCGTTTTACTCAGTATTCCCTTCTTCAGTGTTCCTGTTGCTTGGACCTTAACAAATGTTATACATAATCTG GGGATGTATGTATTTTTGCATGCAGTAAAAGGAACACCATTTGAAACTCCTGACCAGGGTAAAGCGAGGCTCCTAACTCATTGGGAACAACTGGACTATGGAGTACAGTTTACATCTTCACGGAAGTTTTTCACAATTTCTCCAATAATTCT ATATTTTCTGGCAAGTTTCTATACGAAGTATGATCCAACTCACTTCATCTTAAACACAGCTTCTCTCCTGAGTGTGCTAATTCCCAAAATGCCACAGCTACATGGTGTTCGGATCTTTGGAATTAATAAGTATTGA
- the OSGEPL1 gene encoding probable tRNA N6-adenosine threonylcarbamoyltransferase, mitochondrial isoform X1 codes for MLILNKTAGVFSKPSKRNMYEFLRSFNFHSGKLFLHKLVLGIETSCDDTAAAVVDETGNVLGEAIHSQTEVHLKTGGIIPPVAQQLHRENIQRIVQDALSASKVSPSELSAIATTIKPGLALSLGVGLSFSLQLVDQLKKPFIPIHHMEAHALTIRLTNKVEFPFLVLLISGGHCLLALVRGVSDFLLLGKSLDIAPGDMLDKVARRLSLIKHPECSTMSGGKAIEHLAKQGNKLHFDFKPPMQRARNCDFSFSGLHHVIDKMIMQKEKEEGIEKGQILSSAADIAAAVQHTIACHIAKRTHRAILFCKQRDLLCQSNAVLVVSGGVASNLYIRKALEIVTDATQCTLLCPPPRLCTDNGIMIAWNGVERLRAGLGILHSTEGIRYEPKCPLGADISKEVGEAAIKVPRLKMKI; via the exons ATGCTAATATTGAATAAGACAGCAGGAGTTTTTTCTAAACCATCAAAAAGGAATATGTATGAATTCCTaagaagttttaattttcattctggaAAACTATTTCTTCATAAACTAGTATTGGGAATTGAAACCAGTTGTGATGATACAGCAGCTGCTGTGGTGGATGAAACCGGAAATGTTTTGGGAGAAGCAATACATTCCCAAACCGAAGTTCATTTAAA aaCAGGTGGGATTATTCCTCCAGTAGCTCAACAGCTTCATAGAGAAAATATTCAACGCATAGTGCAAGACGCTCTCTCTGCCAGTAAAGTCTCTCCAAGTGAACTCTCAGCAATTGCAACTACCATAAAACCAGGACTTGCTTTAAGCTTGGGTGTAGGCTTATCATTTAGCTTACAACTGGTAGACCAGTTAAAAAAGCCCTTCATTCCCATTCATCATATGGAGGCTCATGCACTTACTATTAGGTTGACAAATAAagtagaatttccttttttagttcttttgattTCAGGAGGTCATTGTCTTTTGGCATTAGTTAGAGGAGTTTCAGATTTTCTGCTTCTTGGAAAGTCTTTGGATATAGCGCCAGGTGACATGCTTGACAAG gTAGCAAGAAGACTTTCTTTAATAAAACATCCAGAGTGCTCCACCATGAGTGGTGGGAAGGCTATAGAACATTTGGCCAAACAGGGAAATAAATTGCATTTTGATTTCAAACCTCCCATGCAACGTGCTAgaaattgtgatttttctttttctggacttCATCACGTTATTGATAAGATGAtaatgcaaaaggaaaaagaggaag GTATTGAGAAGGGGCAAATCCTGTCTTCAGCTGCAGATATTGCTGCTGCAGTACAGCACACAATAGCCTGCCACATTGCAAAAAGAACACATCGTGCTATTCTATTTTGCAAGCAGAGAGACTTGTTATGTCAAAGTAATGCAGTACTG GTTGTATCTGGAGGCGTTGCAAGTAACTTATATATCCGAAAAGCTCTGGAAATCGTGACAGATGCAACACAATGCACTTTGTTGTGTCCTCCTCCCAGACTGTGCACTGACAATGGCATTATGATTGCGTG GAATGGTGTTGAAAGATTGCGTGCTGGCTTGGGCATTTTACACAGCACAGAAGGCATCCGCTATGAGCCAAA ATGTCCTCTTGGAGCAGATATATCAAAAGAAGTGGGAGAAGCTGCCATAAAAGTACCAcgattaaaaatgaagatttga
- the ORMDL1 gene encoding ORM1-like protein 1 isoform X2 has protein sequence MNVGVAHSEVNPNTRVMNSRGMWLTYALGVGLLHIVLLSIPFFSVPVAWTLTNVIHNLGMYVFLHAVKGTPFETPDQGKARLLTHWEQLDYGVQFTSSRKFFTISPIIL, from the exons ATGAATGTTGGAGTTGCCCACAGTGAGGTGAATCCAAATACCCGTGTAATGAACAGCCGGGGTATGTGGCTGACATATGCTTTGGGAGTTGGCTTGCTTCATATCGTTTTACTCAGTATTCCCTTCTTCAGTGTTCCTGTTGCTTGGACCTTAACAAATGTTATACATAATCTG GGGATGTATGTATTTTTGCATGCAGTAAAAGGAACACCATTTGAAACTCCTGACCAGGGTAAAGCGAGGCTCCTAACTCATTGGGAACAACTGGACTATGGAGTACAGTTTACATCTTCACGGAAGTTTTTCACAATTTCTCCAATAATTCTGTAA
- the OSGEPL1 gene encoding probable tRNA N6-adenosine threonylcarbamoyltransferase, mitochondrial isoform X2 produces MLILNKTAGVFSKPSKRNMYEFLRSFNFHSGKLFLHKLVLGIETSCDDTAAAVVDETGNVLGEAIHSQTEVHLKTGGIIPPVAQQLHRENIQRIVQDALSASKVSPSELSAIATTIKPGLALSLGVGLSFSLQLVDQLKKPFIPIHHMEAHALTIRLTNKVEFPFLVLLISGGHCLLALVRGVSDFLLLGKSLDIAPGDMLDKVARRLSLIKHPECSTMSGGKAIEHLAKQGNKLHFDFKPPMQRARNCDFSFSGLHHVIDKMIMQKEKEEGIEKGQILSSAADIAAAVQHTIACHIAKRTHRAILFCKQRDLLCQSNAVLVVSGGVASNLYIRKALEIVTDATQCTLLCPPPRLCTDNGIMIA; encoded by the exons ATGCTAATATTGAATAAGACAGCAGGAGTTTTTTCTAAACCATCAAAAAGGAATATGTATGAATTCCTaagaagttttaattttcattctggaAAACTATTTCTTCATAAACTAGTATTGGGAATTGAAACCAGTTGTGATGATACAGCAGCTGCTGTGGTGGATGAAACCGGAAATGTTTTGGGAGAAGCAATACATTCCCAAACCGAAGTTCATTTAAA aaCAGGTGGGATTATTCCTCCAGTAGCTCAACAGCTTCATAGAGAAAATATTCAACGCATAGTGCAAGACGCTCTCTCTGCCAGTAAAGTCTCTCCAAGTGAACTCTCAGCAATTGCAACTACCATAAAACCAGGACTTGCTTTAAGCTTGGGTGTAGGCTTATCATTTAGCTTACAACTGGTAGACCAGTTAAAAAAGCCCTTCATTCCCATTCATCATATGGAGGCTCATGCACTTACTATTAGGTTGACAAATAAagtagaatttccttttttagttcttttgattTCAGGAGGTCATTGTCTTTTGGCATTAGTTAGAGGAGTTTCAGATTTTCTGCTTCTTGGAAAGTCTTTGGATATAGCGCCAGGTGACATGCTTGACAAG gTAGCAAGAAGACTTTCTTTAATAAAACATCCAGAGTGCTCCACCATGAGTGGTGGGAAGGCTATAGAACATTTGGCCAAACAGGGAAATAAATTGCATTTTGATTTCAAACCTCCCATGCAACGTGCTAgaaattgtgatttttctttttctggacttCATCACGTTATTGATAAGATGAtaatgcaaaaggaaaaagaggaag GTATTGAGAAGGGGCAAATCCTGTCTTCAGCTGCAGATATTGCTGCTGCAGTACAGCACACAATAGCCTGCCACATTGCAAAAAGAACACATCGTGCTATTCTATTTTGCAAGCAGAGAGACTTGTTATGTCAAAGTAATGCAGTACTG GTTGTATCTGGAGGCGTTGCAAGTAACTTATATATCCGAAAAGCTCTGGAAATCGTGACAGATGCAACACAATGCACTTTGTTGTGTCCTCCTCCCAGACTGTGCACTGACAATGGCATTATGATTGCGTG A